The Zymobacter palmae DNA window GATGGCCAACTGAAGGTATCGTTCTTCGGCCCATTCTATAGCGGCTATAACATCTTGGTGCTGGACGATGATTACCACTATGCACTGGTGGTCGGCCCAAACCGCCACTACCTCTGGATACTGTCAAGAACGCCCACTCTGGATGAAACGCGCTTTGATGCACTGGTCGCCATTGCCAGCGCACAGGGCTTCGATACATCCGCGTTGATGCGTATCCCGCAAGATAGTGCCCATTGCACCGCCTTATAATGGCTTTGGACTACAGTCGGCGTTCGGTTTATGGCATGATGCGCGGTCATTGATGCATTACATAGCCGTGTCCAGTATGAACAGAGAAGCCTTGGTGCCGCTCTGATATACTGCGTTTTTCTATTTAGATACGGCACGAATCCTGCATATTTCCGTGATGGGTCGGAGTGCATTCCGCACCGTCACTACATGAACTCGTGTTTTATTTCGCCACTGATCGACGCTTTCACTGACGGTTCAAGCCGCCCGTGAAGCGGCAGTGCTAGGCTGGAAGCTACTTCATGTCAGAAACAACGTCGACACCCCATCCGTTGGTCATCAACGATCTGCACAAAAGCTATGGCACGAACGAGGTGCTGCGTGGCGTATCCCTGACCGCTCGCAAGGGAGACGTGATCACACTTATCGGCTCGTCCGGCTCGGGCAAAAGTACATTCCTGCGCTGCATGAACCTGCTGGAATGCCCTGATGCAGGCGATGTCATCGTGCACGGTGAACCCGTCCAGTTCACTACCCGCCGCGGAAAACGCACCATTGCCAACCCTCAGCAGATCCAGCGTATCCGTGCACGCCTGTCGATGGTATTCCAGAACTTCAATCTGTGGTCGCACATGACGCTGCTGCGCAATGTGACCGAGGCACCGATCCATGTACTGGGCGTGCCTAAAAAAGAGGCTGAAGAGAAAGCCATGGCCCTGCTTGCACGTGTCGGCCTGGCAGAGCGGGCACACTATTACCCCAACCAGCTGTCCGGCGGCCAGCAGCAGCGCGGTGCGATTGCCCGTGCACTGGCCATGGAACCAGAAGTAATGCTGTTCGATGAGCCGACATCGGCTCTCGACCCTGAGCTGGTCGGCGATGTGCTTGGCGTCATGCGCGACCTCGCCGCCGAAGGGCGCACGATGGTCGTCGTCACCCACGAGATGGACTTCGCCCGCGACGTATCCAGCCAAGTGGTATTCCTGAACCAAGGCCAGATCGAAGAAGCCGGAACGCCCGCGCAGATCTTCGACAATCCGACGTCACTGCGCTTGCAGCAGTTCCTGACGCCGTCACGCCGCTGATTTACGGAGGCTCTGACGAGAGGACGCCATGGAAAATCACACGCTACAGTCCATCACTGACGCCGTTAAGGCATTCTTCGATTTCAACGGCTATAGCCACCTGCTGCTGTCTGGTGGTTTGCTTGCTCTCTCGCTGGGGGTGCTGTCGCTGATCGTCGCCATTGTGCTAGGACTGCTGTCCGCCAGCGCACGTATTTCGGACAACCGCACACTGCGCATCATTTCGACGATCTACACCACCATCACCCGCAGCATCCCCGATCTCATCCTGTTGCTGCTGATTTACTATGGCATGCAGGCCGTGATCAACGTGACCGCAGACAAAGTGCTTGAGTGGACCGACAACCGCGTCGACTTGCAGTGCACGCTGGATCCGTTCATGTCAGGCGTCATTGCCATCGGGTTGATCTTCGGTGCGTACATGTCCGAGACATTCCGCGGCGCTTTCCAATCCGTGAATGCCGGTCAGATTGAAGCCGCCCAGGCCTATGGCATGAGCAAATGGCAGGTATTCAGCCGCATCAGAATGCCATTGATGATGCGCCACGCGCTGCCCGGGATCGCCAACAACTGGATGGTGTTGTCGAAAACAACAGCGCTGGTATCGCTTATCAGCCTCCACGATATCGTGTTTTACGCCAACGAAGCCGGTAAAAGCTTTCACGCGCCCTTCCGCTTCCTGACCCCCGTTTTGATCGGCTACCTGCTGATCGCCATGATTTCGGAAGTCGTCCTGAAGTGGCTCGAACGCCGTTACAACACAGGATTCAAGGACGCCGCATGAACGATACGACTTCGCTTTCCTATACTCTGGCGCATTTGCTGCACGATCTAACGGGCATCAAATCACTGTCCGCCGAAAATCTGAGCCTGTACTGGCCCGGTTTCGTGACCACTATCCAGCTGACGTTTATCTCGCTGATCCTTGGACTGTGCTTAGCACTGGCCTTTGCATTGATCCGTGCCATGCGCGTTCCGTTCGTGCATCGCCCCGTAGCCGTCTTCACTTATCTCTTCCGCAGTACGCCGCTGCTGATCCAGCTGTACCTGATCTATTACGGACTGGGCCAAATCCAGACCGATAGTCAGTTGTGGCATACCCTGATTGGCTCGCCGTTCTGGCTGGCGATTACCGCCTTCATGCTTAACACGGCGGCCTATACGACCGAAATCATCTACGGCGCCATAAAGACAACACCCAAGGGTGAAATCGAAGCAGCCCATGCCTATGGCATGAGCCCACGCAAGACGATGCTTCGGGTCGTGCTGCCAAACGCGTTCCGTCGTGCTCTGCCCGCCTACGGCAACGAAGTGATCTTCATGCTGCATGCCACGGCGATCGCCAGTGTGGTCACGCTGACCGACATCACAGGTGCCGCCATTCAGGTGCTGTTCAACACGTATGATGGCTTCACGCCTTTCGTTACGGCCGCCGTGTTCTACATGGTATTGAGCTTTGCCCTGCAGGCACTGTTCCGACGACTGGAAAGAAAGCTGCTGATCCATACCCAGCCAGCTTCCGCGTAACGACTGCGTATATTCCTATGAAGGAAACACAATCATGACACTCTTCAGGAAAGCCGTGGCCGCCATCAGCGTGACTGCTGCCTGCTTGGGAGCGCTTCCGGGTCACGCGATCGCGGCCAACGAACGGGTGCGTCTGATCCTCAACATTCCTTACGAGCCGTTCGAATTCCGCAACAAGGACGGCGAGCTGGCAGGATTCGACATCGACCTCGGCAATGCCATGTGCGCACAGGCCAAGCTGTCGTGCAGCTGGAGCGAACAGGGCTGGGAATCACTGCTTCCCAGCCTGATGACCCGCAAAGCCGATGCCATCATGTCAGGCATGACCATCAGTGATGATCGCCGCGAGCAGGTGCTGTTTTCCGATCCTTACCTGATCCAGCCTTCGGGCTGGTTCGCCCCTGTAGATTCACCGCTGAGCAACGTGACGACGGACACCCTGCGCCATCAGCGCATCGGTGTGCAACGCGGTTCCTCTCAGGATCGCTATGCCACCGACTTATATGGCCAGCACAACGATATCCGCCGCTATGCCAGCGCTGACGATGCCGTCAACGATCTGATGGCCAGCCGACTCGACATCACCCTGTTCGACTATCCCACTGGACAAAGCGCACTGCTTGAGGCCAGCCCGGGCCGTTTCAGGCTGGTAGGCGCCAAAATTCAGGATGAACGCTATTTCAACGATGGGTTCGGTATCGCCTTCAGGAAGCGCGATCAGGCGCTGGCCGAGCGGTTCAACCGAGCGCTGGCCGAGCTCAAGGAAAACGGTACGTACCAAAAGCTGGTCGACAAGTATTTCCCTGAAACACCGCAGTAAGTAGGCAGCACGTGTTCAGACCTGCGGGCAGCTCGCGCCTTTCCACTGCCCTTGTTATTACGCCGTTCCGGTACGCAAAGATTTCAACATGACGCGACGATTCCTCACTGTTCTCATGGCTGCGTTCAGCATTGCAGTCGCTTCGAATCAGGCGGCACAGGCCCGCAACAGCAACGACGTCACGCTGGCGATAGAACTTTATCCCCCTTTTTCCTACCGCCTGCCGGATGGTTCACTGGATGGCTTTGAAATACAGCTGGGCAACCTGCTGTGCGAACGCGCAGGCCTGCACTGCACTTGGTCCGACCAGAGCTGGGACGCTCTCATTCCCGGCCTGATGATGCGTAAGTACGACGCCATCCTGTCTTCGATGAGCGTCACACCCGAGCGTGCCCAGCAAGTGCTGTTCTCTCACCCGTACTACAACACGGCGCATATCTGGGTCGTGGCACGCAACAGTACGCTTGACCCCACGAACATGGCCCAAATGAAGGGCAAGGTCATTGGCGTGCAGCGCGGCACGACCCGCGATGACTATGTGACGCGCTTCTACGGCAGCACCGCCACTATCCGTCGCTACGTTGCCGAGCAAGACATCAGCAATGATATGCGCAGCGGCCGCTTGGATGCAGCGCTGGTCGATATGCTCACCAGCCGCGACACCTTCCGCCTTCAGGATGCCGATTCACTCTACCGTCAGGCAGCAGCACCGATCAGCAAACCGCTTGATGTCTTCGGCCCCGGTATTGCTATGGCGTTCCGTCCGCGCGACAAGGCGCTTGCCGAACGCTTCAATGCTGCCATTGATGAAGTGTACAGAGACGGCAGCATCCGCCCCATCATGGACAAGTACATCGGCATGGACATTCTCGTTCACGGTGATGACGTGCAGGATGCAAAATAGCCCGACAGCACGGTAACTGACATTTCGCACAACAAAAAAGGGCCCCTTCAGGGGCCCTTTTTCCATAGGCAGTCTGGCGATATAGCGGTCAGGGTTGCTTGTGCTGCTGTTCCTGATCCTTTATCCATCGCTGCATCTGTTCAACCTGATGCTGCTGAGAATCAACAATATCCTTAGCCAGCGCCCTCATTTCAGGTGCAGTGCCATACTGCAACTCCACCTTGGCCATGTCGATCGCTCCTTGGTGGTGAGCAACCATGGCACGCGCAAAATCCACATCAGCATTACCGGTGTACGTGATATCCATCGCCTTATGCATGGACATTCCCGCGTCCTTAAGCGCCTTTGTAGACGGTGCGCGCTGTGCCTGAACGACTGTAGACGTTCGAGCATGATCATGCATCGGCATGGACTCTGCCATCGCAGCGGTACCCGTACCGATTACTAGTAGAGCCGACCCCAAAACCAGTGCATGATGAAGTGAACGCATGAAGCACCTCCCTGTGCAATCAAGCGATACGGTCTACCGTGCTATCCGCTCAGACGGCAGCAGCAGACGTGGATTTTTCTTCAGATGCCGGAATTTCATGACGACGCGGCAAGTCCGGGCCACGACGCAGACAGGTAATACCGGCAGCTTTGTTGGCAAACGTGACCATGTCGATCAGGTCTTCGCGTGTCATGGAAGCAATGCCTTTGGAAGACGCGAACTTGTGCTCAGAAAGCCAGCACAGTACGGCAGCTTGGAAGGTGTCACCGGCACCCACGGCATCAACGACTTCGACCGGAATAGTCGGAACGTCAAAGCGAGTGCTTGAAGTGAAGATCGTCACACCTTTGGAACCGCGCGTCACCATGACCAAGTTAGTGCGGCCTTTCAGCCAGCGTTCGGCCATGACACCACCATCTGCATCGCCGTACAGCAGAGACAGATCCTCGTCACTGACCTTGATAACGTCAGCATAGCGGGCAAACGCATCGACCTGTTTCTGCCAACGCTGCAGATCCGGCTCGATGGTCAGGCGGACGTTCGGGTCGAGGGTGACCAGACGGTCTTTGCCTTCGCGTTCCAGCAGCTCAAGCAGCGTTTCAGAAGTCGGCGATACAACCAAGGAGTAAGACCCTACGTGAATCGCGTGAACGTCCGTAGGCAGCGGCTCCAGGTGTTCTACACGCAGGGCGCTGTCCGGGCCTTGCTTGTGATAGAACGAGTACTGAGGCATACCGCAGGAAGACACTGCAACCATCGACAGCGTCGTCGGGTTGTCCATGCGAATCAGGAAGCGTGTGTCCACACCTTCACGACGCATGATGTTGTGCAGGCGTTCACCCAAGAAGTCGTTAGACAGACCGGTGAACAGCGCGGCGCGGCGTTCGAGGCGCGCCAGACCCACTGCAACGTTGTAAGGAGAACCGCCAGCTACGGCTTCGAAGTGTACATGGGGAGTATCTTCGCTTGCTCGTGCGCGGTCAGCAAAGAAATCGAACAGCGCTTCGCCACAAATAAGAAACATGTCAGCCTCATTGCTCAAGGTGCACTACGGGCACAGGGCGTCCCGTGGAGTCGGTTTAATGATCTTAACGCGGACTGTGTCCACTGGCGAGATGGTGAGGCCATGAATATTGGCTGAAATCATTAACCATTAGTCGATAGTCAGGCTCATCATCTTCCGCGAGAAGGCAGCACTCCATGCCGATGCCCTTGAAAACAGGGCGCTGGACACAGTACCGTACCGTCCATTCCTGCTGCTCGTTATCGGCCACAGGCCGTTAGGCTGCAGAATCCTTCCTCTCGTCACTTAGCATGACGCGCCCTATCGTCTTAGAAAAGGCGACCAATGGATACCCATCATAAGGTCTCATGGCGCATTGCTACCACAAATGGTCTCAATGATCATGTAAGCGACTTTTAATGCCACGTTCACGTTACCTTAAGCAAAAGGCATATGGACGAAGCGTATGGCGAGGCGTACATTACGCGAAATCATACGGGAGAGCTCGGCACCACATCACAGACGTTGCGAACAGATGTGAGCGAGAATCGACGACGGGATGAAAATGCAGGAAGAAAAGAAGCCCTCTTGGCACTCGACGATCACTGGATCATCGACTGCAAGAGGATTTAAAGCGCCCTTGGAGAGGCGATGAGGCAACTGCATACGCTCTACCGCTGACTCGTGTGGACAGCACGTCTTACGGTAGACCCCATACCGTAGGTCAGGAAACCCAAGGTATCGTTGGCAGCATCATGCAACCGGCCCTGTGGGCATGATGCAGCAAGCATGCGGCGCATGCTTACGCCAAGTGTACGCAGTATTATGACGGGGTTGTGGATACCGACCCCAGTCCCCGTATGCTTGAGCTAGACTACGATAAGGCTACAAGCGAAAAGTTTCCAGATGGACACCGAGAGGTACTCCCACCCAGCCCCGCGACACTCTGTCACTTCCATCTCGTTAACACCGCACAGGGAGTCAGATACCGCACATTGTTCCCAAACTTAACAGTAACATGGAATTAGACTAAAGAACCATGCCCACTAGTACAGGTTGAGTCTTACCTACGCAGTAAGGTTTGCCACCCCCCCATCTATACGTACCAGATACTCTCCTCGCATTACCATCAGACACTGCAGTATCTCTTCACGCCTACAGCACTGTCGCCTTCTGATCGCAAGCATGCCGACATTCCTTATCGAGCCTCACACGCTGGGCCTCTCACGTCCATTCATCACGCATCATCACACTGCTATCGACTGTAGGTCACCTGACATGCCAGCACACAACACCACAAAAAAAAGCGCACCCCAATGGGCACGCCTTTCTGCGCTACACATATAGCCTGTAGCACGCCAACGGGCTGCCTTACAGTAGCGTCTTGATCGCTTTTTCCAGACGCATCATGCCGTCTTCGATATCTTTCGGTTCGATGATCAGCGACGGGGCAAAGCGCAACACGTCCGTACCCGCCACCAGCATCATCAGCTGCTGATCCATAGCTGCCTTCATGACATCACGAGCACGCCCTTTCAGCGCTCCTTTCAGCTCAGCGCCCAGTAGCAGCCCTGCGCCACGCACATCACTGAAGATGTCGTACTGCTGGTTTAGGCGCTCCAAGTGTTCACGGAACAGGCGAGAACGCTCAGCCACACCTTCCAGCACTTCCGGCGTAGCAATGCAGGACACCGCCGCATAGCCTACTGCTGCTGCCAGCGGGTTACCCCCGTAGGTGGAACCGTGCACGCCCGGCTGGAACGCTTCGGCCACGTCAGACGTGGTCAACATCGCAGCCAGCGGAAAACCGCCGCCAATCGCCTTGGCAGAGGTCAGAATGTCCGGCACAACGTCGTACTGCATGTAGGCGTACAGATCACCCGTGCGCCCCATACCACACTGCACCTCATCGAAAATCAGCAGCGCATCGTGTTCGTCGCACAGCTGACGCAGACCTTCCAGAAACGCCTGCGTTGCCGGGCGCACACCACCTTCCCCCTGCACCGGCTCAACGACCACCGCACAGGTCTTGTCGTTGATCAGAGCACGGGCGCTTTCCAGATCATTGAACACGCCGTGTTCTATGCCGGCCGGTTTTGGACCGAAACCGTTGGAGTACTTCTCCTGCCCGCCGACACTGACGGTGAAGAAAGAGCGGCCGTGGAAGGACTGACGGAACGAGACGATACCGTACTTGTCTTCGCCGAAGCGGTCGTGAGCATAGCGGCGCGCCAGCTTAAAGGCCGCTTCGTTTGCCTCTGTACCGGACTGGCACAGGAACACCTTGTCGGCAAAGGTCAGATCGACCAGTGCGCGCGCCAGTTTCAGCGCAGGTTCGTTGGTAAAGACATTGGAAACATGCCAGACCTTATCTGCCTGAGTCTTCAGCGCCTCAAGCAGTTCAGGATGAGCATGTCCCAACGCATTGACCGCGATACCGCCTGCAAAATCAACGTATTCGTTATCGTCCTGATCCCATACTCGACTACCTTTTCCTCGCACAATGATGGCGTCCTGGGGCGCATATGTGGGGATCATGTAGGTATCAAAGTCTTGGCGTGAAGGTGTCCTGCTCATTGTTGTTCCTAATTTTCTATCGTTGAGGAGAGCGTGCCTTGCCCCAAAGCCTCAAGGCATCGCGTCTTTCAGTATGCCTATCGCATCTGCGAAAGACGACCCATAAGCGGCCCAGCAGCCGATAAAACATCGGAGCAGGCGCCCATAGCGCCGCTGCCACGGCCGTGCTCTCGATAGCGTCGGCTGCGCTGCTGCGTTATGCTTTTCCCTACCGTTGATCGGGTAAGCGTATATGCACCCGTCCCGCTAGGACGTACATGATCGCTACAAACATCAACACGATGCGGCATGTTCACTACATTAATATATGGTAAAAGATCTCGGTGACCTATGGCACGGTGCCCTTTCAACCACTGATGAGGTAACTGGCTTACCAATGCTCGTTTCAATCCTGGACAACGATTTCTACAAGTTCACGATGCAGAACGCGGTCGTGAAACTGTTTCCCAACGCATGGACTCGCTACCAGTTCATCAACCGTGGTCAGCACCGCTTTCCCGCTGGCTTCGCCGACCGTCTACGCCACGCGGTAGAAGGCATGTCGCGTCTGGCACTCACTGCCGACGAACGCCGCTTCCTCGAACAGACCTGCCCTTATCTCGATCCGTCCTATCACGATTTCCTGCAAGGCTTCCGCTACGACCCGTCCGAAGTCAAGATAGAGCAGAAAGGCGAAGACCTCGAAGTCGTCATCGAAGGCCTGTGGTACCGCACCATTCTCTGGGAAGTGCCGATCATGGCCCTGATCAGCGAACTCTGGTTCCAGATGGAAGGCCAAGACCGCGACAGCGATGAAGTATCGCTGGCCCGCACCCATCAGAAGATCGAGCACTATCGCCAGATGGGCATCAAAGTGGCCGACTTCGGTACTCGTCGCCGCTATTCTTATGACTTCCATGACAAAGTCGTCAGCACGCTGACGGAATACGGTCAGGAAACCTTTACTGGCACCAGCAACGTCTACTTGGCCTATCGCCACGGCATCAAGCCGCTGGGGACGCATGCGCACGAGTGGTTCATGTTCCATGGGGCCAAATACGGCTTCAAGATGGCCAACAGCATGGCGATGAACAACTGGGTTCAGGTCTATCGCGGCGATCTGGGCATCGCGCTGACGGACACGTTCACGACTGACATCTTCTTCGACAATTTCGACAAAATGTTGGCCAAGCTGTTTGACGGCCTGCGCCACGACAGCGGCGATCCCATTGTGTTCGCACAGAAAGCCATCGAGCACTACAAGAAGATGGGCATCGACCCGCGTACGAAAACCATTGTGTTCTCGGACGCACTCGACCCCGACAAAGTCGACCGTATCGTCGAGTTCTGCCGCGATAAGATTGGGATGTCGTTCGGGATCGGCACCAACTTCACCAACGATGTCGGCCTGAAGTCGATGAACATGGTCGTCAAAATGATGGATACCCGCCCTGACCTCAGCGATGATTGGCTGCCGGTCGTGAAGCTGTCGGATATTAGAGAGAAGAATACGGGGACGCCGGAAATGATCCGGTTGGCACGCGAAGTACTGTCGCTGCCCAACTGATCCGGCAACGTGTGGATATGTCTGCGCGCCTGATGGTGGTCTTTATCATTGAGGCATCTTTCTTTGCAGTGAATGCCTCAAGAATGACAATCAGGCGCGTCGGCGTTCTGGCAAAGCGTCGGTGGAAGCTCCGTCCGATACAGAAGCACTGCCGGATGCAGAAGCCGTCGGCGAGTGAGTGGGCGCATTTTCCGGCCCTACTGCGCGCACATTTGATACGCGCCGCGCATCGACAAACGCCTTCATCAGTCCAGCCAGTTGTTCAAGGCTAATGGACACGCGCTCGACCTTCTTCTGCCCTTCCCACAGTACGTCGATGATCGGTTGGTCATGGTTGTAGTCCAACCCAACGATGCGCCCACAGCGTTGCTCACGCCCATCGCGCAGCGTCACACCTAATAAATGGTGGATGTCGTCCATCCCCAGCGCCGGTTTACGATAATAAGCCATGTGATATCCCCACCTGTCCCTGTTCGCTAGGGCTTAGACCATTGCGCATGGCTCGCCCGCTAACGTCATACATTCCATATTTATGGCAGAAAGCGTTGAACACAAGAGCGGTCGTTTTCACTCTTCAACACATCGTGCCTTTTCATCCCTTATGGCGATTGCATCGAAATATACCCAATGCAGACCCTCTTAATCGGCAGAAAGCCCTATATCGCACACTACTCATATTAGTTTAACATGCTTTGTTTGATACATTCTTTGCCCGTTGTCAACATTGACCGGCTTTTAACGCGAAATTTCATATAACGTGACGCATGCAACGGAATATGGGGCGATCACACATTATTATTGACACAGTGTAATAGCCTTTCGCATTGCCGCATGCCTTTCACCTCGCAAAACCGCTATATTTTGGTCGAACGAACTTTCGGCTTAGACAACGTCCATTACCGCGGAGATATCGAACGTGATGCGTCCCTCAGCGTTACAGAAGTTCATGGATCAGCTGCCTTCCCAGATCGAACGTCACCGCAGTGCGCTGCTCGTCATTGATGTTCAGTCGGACTTCATGGCCGGTGGGCCGCTCGCCTGCGCCGATGGCGAAGATATCCTGCCTCCGCTGGCGCAACTGATGGACGCTGATCTGTTCGACCATGTCGTGGCAACGCAGGACTGGCATCCCCGCGATCACGTATCGTTCATTAGCCAGCACCCGGATCACCATCCATTCGATCTGATACAACTGCACGGGCATGAGCAAGTACTGTGGCCCGATCACTGTGTGATGAACACGCCGGGAGCGGCACTGCATGAGGCTATCGACTGGCGCTATGCAGATTTGATCCTGCGTAAGGGATTCGATACCTACGTCGATTCCTATAGTGCCTTCCGTCACAACGTCAATCAGCGCGGTGAGCGCAGGGCCACGGGGCTAGCCGGTTGGCTG harbors:
- a CDS encoding transporter substrate-binding domain-containing protein, coding for MTRRFLTVLMAAFSIAVASNQAAQARNSNDVTLAIELYPPFSYRLPDGSLDGFEIQLGNLLCERAGLHCTWSDQSWDALIPGLMMRKYDAILSSMSVTPERAQQVLFSHPYYNTAHIWVVARNSTLDPTNMAQMKGKVIGVQRGTTRDDYVTRFYGSTATIRRYVAEQDISNDMRSGRLDAALVDMLTSRDTFRLQDADSLYRQAAAPISKPLDVFGPGIAMAFRPRDKALAERFNAAIDEVYRDGSIRPIMDKYIGMDILVHGDDVQDAK
- a CDS encoding aspartate aminotransferase family protein, whose protein sequence is MSRTPSRQDFDTYMIPTYAPQDAIIVRGKGSRVWDQDDNEYVDFAGGIAVNALGHAHPELLEALKTQADKVWHVSNVFTNEPALKLARALVDLTFADKVFLCQSGTEANEAAFKLARRYAHDRFGEDKYGIVSFRQSFHGRSFFTVSVGGQEKYSNGFGPKPAGIEHGVFNDLESARALINDKTCAVVVEPVQGEGGVRPATQAFLEGLRQLCDEHDALLIFDEVQCGMGRTGDLYAYMQYDVVPDILTSAKAIGGGFPLAAMLTTSDVAEAFQPGVHGSTYGGNPLAAAVGYAAVSCIATPEVLEGVAERSRLFREHLERLNQQYDIFSDVRGAGLLLGAELKGALKGRARDVMKAAMDQQLMMLVAGTDVLRFAPSLIIEPKDIEDGMMRLEKAIKTLL
- a CDS encoding ABC transporter permease — its product is MNDTTSLSYTLAHLLHDLTGIKSLSAENLSLYWPGFVTTIQLTFISLILGLCLALAFALIRAMRVPFVHRPVAVFTYLFRSTPLLIQLYLIYYGLGQIQTDSQLWHTLIGSPFWLAITAFMLNTAAYTTEIIYGAIKTTPKGEIEAAHAYGMSPRKTMLRVVLPNAFRRALPAYGNEVIFMLHATAIASVVTLTDITGAAIQVLFNTYDGFTPFVTAAVFYMVLSFALQALFRRLERKLLIHTQPASA
- the pncB gene encoding nicotinate phosphoribosyltransferase, which gives rise to MLVSILDNDFYKFTMQNAVVKLFPNAWTRYQFINRGQHRFPAGFADRLRHAVEGMSRLALTADERRFLEQTCPYLDPSYHDFLQGFRYDPSEVKIEQKGEDLEVVIEGLWYRTILWEVPIMALISELWFQMEGQDRDSDEVSLARTHQKIEHYRQMGIKVADFGTRRRYSYDFHDKVVSTLTEYGQETFTGTSNVYLAYRHGIKPLGTHAHEWFMFHGAKYGFKMANSMAMNNWVQVYRGDLGIALTDTFTTDIFFDNFDKMLAKLFDGLRHDSGDPIVFAQKAIEHYKKMGIDPRTKTIVFSDALDPDKVDRIVEFCRDKIGMSFGIGTNFTNDVGLKSMNMVVKMMDTRPDLSDDWLPVVKLSDIREKNTGTPEMIRLAREVLSLPN
- a CDS encoding transporter substrate-binding domain-containing protein, translating into MTLFRKAVAAISVTAACLGALPGHAIAANERVRLILNIPYEPFEFRNKDGELAGFDIDLGNAMCAQAKLSCSWSEQGWESLLPSLMTRKADAIMSGMTISDDRREQVLFSDPYLIQPSGWFAPVDSPLSNVTTDTLRHQRIGVQRGSSQDRYATDLYGQHNDIRRYASADDAVNDLMASRLDITLFDYPTGQSALLEASPGRFRLVGAKIQDERYFNDGFGIAFRKRDQALAERFNRALAELKENGTYQKLVDKYFPETPQ
- a CDS encoding nicotinamidase, yielding MRPSALQKFMDQLPSQIERHRSALLVIDVQSDFMAGGPLACADGEDILPPLAQLMDADLFDHVVATQDWHPRDHVSFISQHPDHHPFDLIQLHGHEQVLWPDHCVMNTPGAALHEAIDWRYADLILRKGFDTYVDSYSAFRHNVNQRGERRATGLAGWLHDAGVTDLYLCGLARDVCVLWSAQDAADEGFNVHLLWPLTRPVSYDTNKATLAALAKRQIKILGQAVCQ
- a CDS encoding ABC transporter permease, with the protein product MENHTLQSITDAVKAFFDFNGYSHLLLSGGLLALSLGVLSLIVAIVLGLLSASARISDNRTLRIISTIYTTITRSIPDLILLLLIYYGMQAVINVTADKVLEWTDNRVDLQCTLDPFMSGVIAIGLIFGAYMSETFRGAFQSVNAGQIEAAQAYGMSKWQVFSRIRMPLMMRHALPGIANNWMVLSKTTALVSLISLHDIVFYANEAGKSFHAPFRFLTPVLIGYLLIAMISEVVLKWLERRYNTGFKDAA
- the copM gene encoding CopM family metallochaperone, with the translated sequence MRSLHHALVLGSALLVIGTGTAAMAESMPMHDHARTSTVVQAQRAPSTKALKDAGMSMHKAMDITYTGNADVDFARAMVAHHQGAIDMAKVELQYGTAPEMRALAKDIVDSQQHQVEQMQRWIKDQEQQHKQP
- a CDS encoding carbohydrate kinase family protein encodes the protein MFLICGEALFDFFADRARASEDTPHVHFEAVAGGSPYNVAVGLARLERRAALFTGLSNDFLGERLHNIMRREGVDTRFLIRMDNPTTLSMVAVSSCGMPQYSFYHKQGPDSALRVEHLEPLPTDVHAIHVGSYSLVVSPTSETLLELLEREGKDRLVTLDPNVRLTIEPDLQRWQKQVDAFARYADVIKVSDEDLSLLYGDADGGVMAERWLKGRTNLVMVTRGSKGVTIFTSSTRFDVPTIPVEVVDAVGAGDTFQAAVLCWLSEHKFASSKGIASMTREDLIDMVTFANKAAGITCLRRGPDLPRRHEIPASEEKSTSAAAV
- a CDS encoding ABC transporter ATP-binding protein, producing MSETTSTPHPLVINDLHKSYGTNEVLRGVSLTARKGDVITLIGSSGSGKSTFLRCMNLLECPDAGDVIVHGEPVQFTTRRGKRTIANPQQIQRIRARLSMVFQNFNLWSHMTLLRNVTEAPIHVLGVPKKEAEEKAMALLARVGLAERAHYYPNQLSGGQQQRGAIARALAMEPEVMLFDEPTSALDPELVGDVLGVMRDLAAEGRTMVVVTHEMDFARDVSSQVVFLNQGQIEEAGTPAQIFDNPTSLRLQQFLTPSRR